In the genome of Streptomyces sp. P3, the window CCAGGTCCACCGGGACCAGGGGACCGAACTGCTCGCGCATACGCCGGTAGAATGCGTGCGGGTCTTGCGCGAAGTCCGGCTCGTACAGGGAGATGCGAGGGGGCGCGGTGCTCACGGTCGGGGCTCCAGACGTGCGAGGTATTCGGTGAGCTGGATCAGGGCCTGCATGCACGACGCCCGCTCGCGGGCGTCGCACACGCTGAGCGGGGTGTGTTGCTCCAGGGCGAGCGCCTCGTGGATCTCGGCGAGCGGGTAGCGGGGTGCGCCGTCGAACTGGTTGACCGCGACCGCGTACGCCACTTCGGCCTCTTCGAGGAGGGTGAGGATCTCGTGGGAGGCGTCCAGGTCGCGGGGGTCGACCAGGACCAGGGCGCCGAGGGCGCCGACGATCAGCTCCTCCCACAGGAACCGGAACCGGGCCTGGCCCGGGGTGCCGAACAGGTACAGCACCAGGTCGTCGCCGAGGTGCTTGCGCCCGAAGTCGACGCCGACGGTGGTGGTCGACTTCTCCGGCGTGCGGGCCAGGTCGTCGACCAGAGCGCTGGCCCGGGTGATGGTCTCTTCCATGTGCACGGGCGGCACTTCGGAGACGCTGCCGACGAACGTGGTCTTGCCCACGCCGAAGGCTCCGGCGACCACGAT includes:
- a CDS encoding ATP/GTP-binding protein — its product is MASALTPDRFVASTVTATAKIVVAGAFGVGKTTFVGSVSEVPPVHMEETITRASALVDDLARTPEKSTTTVGVDFGRKHLGDDLVLYLFGTPGQARFRFLWEELIVGALGALVLVDPRDLDASHEILTLLEEAEVAYAVAVNQFDGAPRYPLAEIHEALALEQHTPLSVCDARERASCMQALIQLTEYLARLEPRP